One genomic window of Desulfuromonas sp. AOP6 includes the following:
- a CDS encoding CDP-alcohol phosphatidyltransferase family protein, with amino-acid sequence MNAETISRERDLINVKLADTAMSLKTWWALLFIYPLARRLTVLIVNRTRLTPNQITFFAMGLRGVTLLCFLQGERWALIGGALAYYLAYVCDCTDGTVARITGQTSELGRYLDHVADLVGDVVILLVLAGSQGLLGTPMIFGMMFMHVAESYISYLSGFAIATEKSDKPSFALFTLVNRYRRWWFDKNIKSFFSFPDYTAFIFVLFPLLGRPAAGLHIGFYLLLLIVFYTVFSTFVSIHTGERRFP; translated from the coding sequence ATGAATGCTGAAACAATATCCCGTGAGCGTGATCTGATTAACGTGAAGCTCGCCGATACTGCCATGTCCCTTAAGACTTGGTGGGCGCTTCTTTTCATCTACCCGCTGGCCCGTCGCCTGACGGTCCTCATAGTCAATCGTACGCGGCTCACTCCTAACCAAATTACCTTCTTTGCCATGGGGTTGCGCGGAGTTACTCTTCTTTGTTTTTTGCAGGGCGAGCGTTGGGCCCTCATTGGTGGCGCTTTGGCCTACTATCTAGCCTATGTCTGCGACTGCACGGATGGTACGGTCGCCAGAATTACAGGGCAGACCTCTGAACTTGGACGCTATCTTGACCATGTTGCTGATCTTGTCGGTGATGTCGTTATTCTTCTTGTTCTGGCGGGTTCTCAGGGTCTGCTGGGAACGCCGATGATATTCGGCATGATGTTCATGCATGTGGCCGAAAGCTATATCAGCTATCTCAGCGGTTTTGCTATTGCCACCGAGAAAAGTGATAAACCTTCTTTCGCCCTGTTCACCTTGGTGAATCGCTACCGCCGCTGGTGGTTCGACAAGAACATCAAATCCTTCTTCTCTTTTCCGGATTACACAGCGTTTATTTTCGTGCTTTTCCCTCTGCTGGGCAGGCCTGCCGCCGGTCTTCATATTGGTTTTTACCTGCTGTTGTTGATCGTCTTTTATACGGTCTTCTCAACTTTTGTTTCGATACACACCGGTGAGCGCCGCTTCCCCTGA
- a CDS encoding class I SAM-dependent methyltransferase — protein MSAASPEWIYDLKSFDKVRLQSDQAFSCPVCATPVFDISYVFENEGKKSNFFQCPECSFLFARPIFIPELDHRQMDGLENAELFNSRMLKRIYVHYFIKKEIRALRRVKGKGALRLLDIGCGTGWTTKVYADQGFEVTGLEPSKGRAEFAREKYGIDVICDYIENVEITEKFDVVVLRHIVEHFSAPGLVLRKIRGFLKDDGVVLVIVPNINCLGRYLFETKWAWVLPWHCNFFSPKSLQAFLNHEYFKVLEFYQTPTPLYYPGAIMRVFPHKIVKWVFGKNRVVAMMLCAPLAVAGKLMGMGDNLNLVAKVK, from the coding sequence GTGAGCGCCGCTTCCCCTGAATGGATTTACGATTTGAAATCATTCGACAAGGTTCGTCTTCAGAGCGACCAAGCCTTTTCATGCCCGGTCTGCGCAACGCCGGTCTTCGATATCTCGTACGTCTTTGAGAATGAGGGAAAGAAATCCAATTTCTTTCAATGCCCGGAGTGCAGTTTCTTGTTCGCCCGCCCGATTTTTATTCCCGAACTGGACCATCGGCAGATGGACGGGCTGGAAAACGCCGAGTTGTTCAATTCCCGTATGCTGAAAAGAATCTATGTCCATTATTTCATCAAAAAGGAGATTCGGGCGCTGAGGCGCGTAAAGGGGAAGGGGGCACTGCGTCTTCTGGATATTGGCTGCGGAACCGGTTGGACCACCAAGGTTTATGCCGATCAGGGATTTGAGGTGACGGGGCTGGAACCTTCCAAAGGGCGGGCCGAGTTCGCCCGTGAGAAATACGGCATCGACGTCATTTGCGATTACATTGAAAATGTGGAAATAACGGAGAAGTTCGATGTCGTCGTGCTTCGTCATATCGTCGAACATTTTTCTGCCCCCGGGCTGGTACTGCGCAAAATCCGTGGCTTTCTCAAAGATGATGGGGTGGTTCTGGTTATTGTTCCCAATATCAACTGCCTCGGACGTTATCTATTCGAAACGAAATGGGCCTGGGTTCTTCCTTGGCACTGTAATTTCTTCTCGCCAAAATCATTACAGGCTTTTTTGAATCACGAATATTTCAAAGTCCTTGAGTTTTATCAAACTCCGACTCCTCTGTATTATCCCGGCGCGATCATGCGTGTTTTTCCACATAAGATTGTCAAATGGGTCTTTGGTAAAAATCGCGTTGTCGCCATGATGCTATGTGCTCCTTTAGCGGTTGCTGGAAAGTTAATGGGGATGGGCGATAACCTGAATCTGGTGGCGAAGGTCAAATAG
- the tagD gene encoding glycerol-3-phosphate cytidylyltransferase, whose protein sequence is MKTVLTYGTFDLLHVGHIRLLERAKALGDYLIVGLSTDEFNAVKHKSSFLPYEQRKEILEAVKYVDKVIPESTWDQKISDVKEHRVDVFVMGDDWTGEFDFLKMHCDVVYLKRTNDISTSILKGRLR, encoded by the coding sequence ATGAAAACTGTCCTTACTTACGGTACCTTCGATCTCCTACATGTTGGCCACATCCGGCTTCTAGAGCGCGCAAAGGCCCTTGGAGATTACTTGATTGTTGGCCTTTCCACAGATGAATTTAACGCGGTCAAACACAAAAGTTCTTTCCTGCCCTATGAACAACGTAAGGAAATACTTGAAGCCGTCAAATATGTCGACAAGGTTATTCCCGAATCTACTTGGGACCAGAAAATTTCTGATGTCAAGGAGCATCGAGTCGATGTTTTTGTAATGGGTGATGATTGGACCGGTGAATTTGATTTTTTGAAAATGCACTGTGACGTTGTTTATCTTAAGCGGACCAATGACATTTCAACTTCAATTCTGAAGGGTCGACTTCGGTAG